A stretch of Clostridium formicaceticum DNA encodes these proteins:
- a CDS encoding gamma carbonic anhydrase family protein, whose amino-acid sequence MIKDLKNKKVKVHESCFIAETADIIGDVTIGEDSSIWYKTVLRGDDNYIKVGKSTNIQDNSVVHISHLYPTVIGNYVTIGHNAIIHACTIGDCTLIGMGAIVLDGAEVGSETIIGAGSLVAPGKKIPSGVLAIGSPAKVVRELTEEEKKGLRDSAEGYVKYANEHKI is encoded by the coding sequence GTGATCAAAGATTTAAAAAATAAAAAAGTAAAAGTCCATGAAAGTTGTTTTATCGCGGAAACCGCAGATATTATAGGAGATGTAACAATTGGTGAGGATTCAAGTATCTGGTACAAAACTGTACTTAGAGGAGATGACAATTATATCAAGGTTGGAAAAAGTACCAATATTCAAGATAATTCAGTGGTACATATAAGTCATCTTTATCCTACGGTTATAGGCAATTATGTGACAATAGGGCATAACGCCATTATCCATGCCTGCACCATAGGAGACTGCACATTGATCGGTATGGGAGCCATTGTGTTGGATGGAGCAGAAGTAGGAAGTGAGACGATTATCGGTGCTGGTAGTCTAGTAGCTCCTGGGAAAAAAATTCCCTCAGGGGTATTAGCGATAGGTTCTCCGGCAAAGGTGGTGCGGGAACTGACGGAAGAAGAGAAAAAGGGCTTGCGGGACTCAGCTGAAGGCTATGTAAAATATGCCAATGAACACAAGATCTAG